In the Streptomyces sp. NBC_00525 genome, one interval contains:
- a CDS encoding helix-turn-helix domain-containing protein, giving the protein MLLTTGQAAAELGMAITTFRRLVHAHLIPGLTNRGVRVIVPLEAVQALSTRHAAPLHALEAPEIAVLRVEADRRAREGNAGNTERTGFSATLQAGKIQEAMRGWWRCDAASVAAGQVLPVTVSGYVVAVLTGLGRWESNGQGRHAFPDAVLAGYVTDLVQPVVHLTAPSAADRRTAELLLGSRLPSHSGGPIAYVSTRNIDCEAP; this is encoded by the coding sequence ATGCTGCTGACGACGGGGCAGGCCGCCGCCGAACTCGGCATGGCCATCACCACCTTCCGCCGCCTGGTGCACGCTCACCTGATCCCGGGGCTGACCAACAGGGGAGTGCGGGTAATAGTCCCCCTGGAAGCCGTCCAGGCCCTGAGCACACGCCACGCGGCTCCGCTGCACGCCCTTGAAGCACCGGAGATCGCCGTGCTGCGCGTGGAAGCGGACCGGCGCGCACGCGAGGGGAATGCCGGGAACACCGAGCGGACCGGGTTCTCCGCCACCTTGCAGGCCGGGAAGATCCAGGAGGCCATGCGCGGCTGGTGGCGCTGCGACGCTGCCAGCGTCGCAGCCGGGCAAGTGCTGCCCGTGACCGTCTCCGGCTACGTGGTTGCCGTTCTGACCGGTCTGGGCCGATGGGAGAGCAACGGGCAGGGCCGGCACGCCTTCCCCGACGCAGTCCTGGCCGGGTATGTCACCGATCTCGTCCAGCCGGTCGTCCACCTCACCGCACCGTCGGCCGCAGACCGCAGAACCGCCGAACTTCTTCTCGGCTCCCGCCTGCCCTCCCATTCCGGCGGCCCGATCGCCTACGTATCAACCCGCAACATTGACTGCGAGGCACCGTGA